Proteins encoded within one genomic window of Triticum aestivum cultivar Chinese Spring chromosome 2D, IWGSC CS RefSeq v2.1, whole genome shotgun sequence:
- the LOC123049350 gene encoding nudix hydrolase 13, mitochondrial, with translation MASEKLVARKGRLRQRYDNEYRLVAGCVPYRVDKDGQLEVLMVSTANRDDLVFPKGGWEDDEDVYEAACREALEEAGVRGNINRNPLGLWVFRSKSRQSLGQSSDSPRGACKGHVFALEVTEELKQWPEQETHGRRWLSPADAYGLCRYDWMREALTALLDLCSTASSSIPVAAAVAVSTAAPELNEHAGMCISMMLMKPVDSADRAVALC, from the exons ATGGCATCGGAGAAGCTCGTGGCCAGGAAAGGCAGGCTCAGGCAGCGCTACGACAACGAGTACCGCCTCGTCGCCGG GTGCGTTCCGTACCGCGTGGACAAAGATGGGCAGCTCGAGGTTCTCATGGTCTCCACAGCCAACAGGGACGATCTCGTCTTCCCCAAG GGCGGCTGGGAGGACGACGAGGACGTCTATGAGGCGGCATGCCGCGAGGCGCTGGAGGAGGCCGGAGTCAGGGGCAACATCAAT AGAAACCCGCTGGGCTTGTGGGTGTTCAGGAGCAAGAGCAGACAGAGCCTGGGCCAGAGCAGCGACAGCCCGCGGGGCGCCTGCAAGGGCCACGTCTTCGCGCTGGAGGTCACCGAGGAGCTCAAGCAATGGCCGGAGCAGGAAACCCACGGAAGGCGGTGGCTCTCCCCAGCGGACGCGTACGGGCTCTGCCGGTACGACTGGATGCGCGAGGCGCTGACGGCATTGCTGGACCTTTGTTCGACGGCATCGTCGTCGATCCCTGTAGCGGCGGCGGTGGCCGTGAGCACTGCGGCGCCGGAGCTGAACGAGCACGCTGGCATGTGCATAAGCATGATGCTGATGAAGCCGGTGGACTCCGCGGATCGAGCGGTGGCGCTGTGCTGA